The window TTAAGACCACAGAAGAAGTGATCAAAAGAGCCAATCACACTCCATTTGGATTGGCAGCCTATGTGTTTACCCAAAATTTAAGCAAAGCGATTCAAGTTAGCGAAGGGTTGGAATATGGAATTATCGGATTAAATGACGGTGTTCCGTCCGTCGCCCAAGCACCGTTCGGTGGCTTTAAGCAAAGCGGGTTAGGCCGCGAAGGAGGTCACCACGGAATCGAGGAATTCCTGGAAACAAAATTCATTTCAATTTCGCTTAGTTAAATGAAAATAGTAGCAGGACAAAACGCCAAGGTTCCTTGGCGTTTTAATATCTCTTTCGTTTAGAAGAACCGGGGATTCCGATTTCCTCCCGATATTTAGCAACCGTCCGGCGGGAAATGAGGATGCCATTTTGCTCTAACATGAGAACCAATTTTTGATCTGACCATGGTTTAAGTTTATTTTCTTTATCAATCAATTCCTTAATCGTTTCCTTAACGCTTGCCGAAGAATCGGTTTCAAGGCAATTTGATCGGCTGATCCCGGTTGTAAACAAACTTTTAAGCTTAAAAAGACCATGTGGAGTTTGAATATATTTATTACTGGTGGCACGGCTGATTGTCGATTCATGGTAACCGAGCTGTTCAGAAATGTCCTTCAATGTCATGGGCTTTAATCCACTCATCCCTTTCTCTAGAAAATCCTTCTGACTGTCAACAATTGCCTTTGTTACCCTATAAAGAGTTTGTTTTCTTTGCGCCATTCCATTCATTAAAATCATTGCTTCCTGATACTTTTCTTTTAAAAAATCCTCGGCACTTTTCATATCCTCTTGATTTAAATGATGAAAATGGGTAATAGAAAGATCTGGCACCATACGATCATTTACGATGGTAACATATTCATTTTTTATCTTCCTCACAATGACGTCAGGGATTATATAATGTGTCATTTCATGATGAAACTCAATACATGGACGAGGGTTAAGCGTTTTAATATAATCCGCCGCTTCTTGAACTTCCGTTACAGAGACATTGAAAACTTTGGCGATTTTCTGAAAATGTTTTGCTGCTAAATCTTCTAAGTGATGACTAATCATTTCAAAAGCAAGTGGATGTGGGTGGGATTGAGAACGTATCTGAATAAGCAGGCAGTCGGCTAAATTTCTGGCTCCAACACCAATGGGATCAAGCGATTGTAACATTTTAATGACTTTCTCTATCTCTTCAAGCTGTACGGAAAATATCCGAGCAGTTATAGCTGGTTCTATTTCCAAAAAACCATGCTGATTTAAATTTCCAATGAGAAATTTCATTATGTTAATCTGTATTGGAGTAATGTTTGGAATGGTCATGACTTGTTCCACTAAATGATTTTCAAGTGTAATTTTTGAATCCGTGCAATGTTGGATTGGATTAAAATCGCTATCTCTCGTTTGATAACCATATGAAGTTTTACTGTCATGACGCTTACCAAAATCATCTCTCGAATGATCGCGTACCACTAAGACAGGGTTTTCGACTGTTTGTTGATGTAAGAAATCAACAAGTTCAAGTGACGAAAATTGTAAAATATTAATGGATTGGCGTAGTTCTGGGGTTAAAGTCAGTTTTAAGGTTTGTTTTTGAAGTAAGTCCATTCCTAATGCCATTATTTCACCTATTCTCTACAATGTTTTTATTTTAATTATTAGAATATTTTTTCAATGACTTAATATTATCCTTATTTTAAAAATGTTCAAGGAACATGTTAGATTATCTGACAATAAATTACGCAAAAAAACCTGCTAATTTTAGCAGGTACTTTAAAAGGATCAGGAAAATGCTAGAGCATATCTTTATATTTTTTGAGCTTGCGAATAACGGAAGGTTGGCTAATGCCAAGTAGTTTAGCCATTTCGTAGGTTGTTTTACATTGTTTACTGGCTCTCGAAAACATATATTTCTCCACTTTTTCTAAAACAGTTTTAAGGTCTTGGTCTTCATCATTAATAGTTTGTTCAATGACCAAGGTCGCTTCTTTATCTTCAGTTTGGCTTTGGCCTAGAATAGAAGAAGGGAGTGAACTCGGAAGAATATTCGTTTCCTCGCTGATCAAAATCAATCTTTCAATTAAATTCTCCAATTCACGCACATTCCCAGGCCACCCGTATTGAATCAAGATATCATATGTAGACGAATGTAGTCTTTTTCTTGTTTTATATTTCTGGTTAATTAATTCTATATAATGATTGATTAAGAAGGTTATATCTTCTTTACGATCACGTAAAGGTGGGATGAAAAGTGGAATAACATTTAATCGGTAATACAAATCCAGTCGAAAACTACCCTTTTGGACCATTTCCTCTAAATTTTGATTGGTCGCTGTCACTAATCGGAAATCAACATGTCGCTCCTTAGTACCACCAATTCTCATAAACTTTTTTTCCTGTAATACTTTTAATAATTTAACCTGAATGGCTAATGGGAGTTCGCCAATTTCATCTAAGAATAAAGTTCCGTTATCAGCTTCTTCAATCAGTCCTGTTTTTCCTTGCTTTTGGGCACCTGTAAATGAGCCAGCTTCATAGCCAAACATTTCTGCTTCAAACAAACTTTCTGGGATTGTGCTGCAGTTTACTTCGATAAAGGGCTCTTTTTTGCGATCACTTTGATTGTGAAGTTCGCGTGCAAACATACTTTTCCCTACCCCTGATTCCCCTAATATCAACACTGTGGCATCTGTTTTGGCGACTCGTTGAATCGTTTTTACGATTTGATGCATTTCTTTATTTCGATAAAGAATTCCTTCCTTTCCACGAAGCTCTTCAACCTCTGCTTGGTACCCTTTCAGTTTCCTTTCTAATTGTTCATATTGATTTTGTAGATTGCTAATCTCGGTTTGATCTTGGGAATAGCTGATCACAAGGATTAGCTTTCCGTCATCGTTGAAGATCGGATAACCACT of the Bacillus sp. 1NLA3E genome contains:
- the rpoN gene encoding RNA polymerase factor sigma-54 — its product is MALGMDLLQKQTLKLTLTPELRQSINILQFSSLELVDFLHQQTVENPVLVVRDHSRDDFGKRHDSKTSYGYQTRDSDFNPIQHCTDSKITLENHLVEQVMTIPNITPIQINIMKFLIGNLNQHGFLEIEPAITARIFSVQLEEIEKVIKMLQSLDPIGVGARNLADCLLIQIRSQSHPHPLAFEMISHHLEDLAAKHFQKIAKVFNVSVTEVQEAADYIKTLNPRPCIEFHHEMTHYIIPDVIVRKIKNEYVTIVNDRMVPDLSITHFHHLNQEDMKSAEDFLKEKYQEAMILMNGMAQRKQTLYRVTKAIVDSQKDFLEKGMSGLKPMTLKDISEQLGYHESTISRATSNKYIQTPHGLFKLKSLFTTGISRSNCLETDSSASVKETIKELIDKENKLKPWSDQKLVLMLEQNGILISRRTVAKYREEIGIPGSSKRKRY
- a CDS encoding sigma-54 interaction domain-containing protein, which codes for MNISIANKILDTIIETSNNNITIADDKGYILHSNPNHWSLYGITPDQYKGKTVYQLQDEGVLSPSITAMVLKEHKELKIMQNTTTGKIIMTSGYPIFNDDGKLILVISYSQDQTEISNLQNQYEQLERKLKGYQAEVEELRGKEGILYRNKEMHQIVKTIQRVAKTDATVLILGESGVGKSMFARELHNQSDRKKEPFIEVNCSTIPESLFEAEMFGYEAGSFTGAQKQGKTGLIEEADNGTLFLDEIGELPLAIQVKLLKVLQEKKFMRIGGTKERHVDFRLVTATNQNLEEMVQKGSFRLDLYYRLNVIPLFIPPLRDRKEDITFLINHYIELINQKYKTRKRLHSSTYDILIQYGWPGNVRELENLIERLILISEETNILPSSLPSSILGQSQTEDKEATLVIEQTINDEDQDLKTVLEKVEKYMFSRASKQCKTTYEMAKLLGISQPSVIRKLKKYKDML